The Pyrus communis chromosome 2, drPyrComm1.1, whole genome shotgun sequence genome includes a window with the following:
- the LOC137724671 gene encoding receptor-like protein EIX2: MVSFATYLLNTSYHLKIAHYLLLLFLASSYLHTCVNSCVNEERRALLAFKEGVTDPSRRLSSWVGLDCCQWKGISCNNGTGRVEMMNLRNAYTYTLSAFDGEWDEMEYSSLGGKINPSLLSLKHLNHLDLSQNDFRGISIPEFFGQIKSLRYLNLSSASFGGEIPPHLGNLSNLNYLDLSQESDDSLLELPSENLNWLSRLSSLKHLNLKGLDLSDIRVSWLNVVNMLPFLVELHLSSCQIQSLPPLSPANFSLASLLILDVSYNDLKFPFPEWFFNLTNLRKLDLSGNSLSGPLPSEFESFKSLEHLDLSFNSLESQIPKLVGSFCNLKILNLAQNQFDGGIQELLGGLSSCPNSVLELLDLSSNMLQSKLPASLGMLHNLKFLTLYDNNMNGSIPESLGQLSQLVHLDLSFNPWEGFLTESHFINLTRLKYLALGRVDPKPILPIPLTFKVSYDWVPPFMLHKINIGYCKVGPAFGVWLQSQTELLFVKLHGTEISDSIPEDWFLKISSRVQYLDLSHNQIHGKLPLQLKFPNAVIFDLSHNQFHGPLPLWSGDNVVKFKLETNSFSGPIPLNLDQKFPKLESLYLAENHLNGTIPPSIGNLKNLLLLSLRSNQLSGEFPQEWSLLTDIMILDAAYNNLSGKLPSSMGALGSLYMLKMNNNNLEGEIPHSLENCTCLRNIDLGDNKFTGKIPSWIGLNVPFVSILRMRSNFLSGHIPQQLCNLENLHILDLALNSFTGTIPKCLNNITALKVAHYSAYNIYLEYAQQTGVMKGRELQYNTSLMYVKSIDLSANSLEGEIPEEICSLVLLHNLNLSMNQLSGDIPLEIGNLVQLENLDLSLNQLSGQIPQSLSSLTFLSYMNVSYNKLSGRIPLGNQLQTLIDSSIYEGNPLLCGFPLSTACSEDGNPTAKDPKDNDNEDGHDELWFFVSLVLGFIVGFWSVCGTLVLKKSWRYAYFRWFDTIKDKTKLAIAGKVLRRF; this comes from the coding sequence ATGGTTAGCTTTGCAACTTACTTACTCAACACTTCTTATCACCTCAAAATAGCTCACTATTTGCTCCTCTTGTTTTTGGCCTCTTCATATCTACACACTTGTGTGAATTCATGCGTCAATGAAGAGAGACGTGCGCTTCTCGCCTTCAAAGAAGGTGTTACTGATCCTTCCAGGAGGCTTTCTTCGTGGGTTGGACTTGATTGCTGTCAGTGGAAGGGAATTTCATGCAACAACGGCACAGGTCGTGTTGAAATGATGAATCTCCGGAATGCGTACACGTATACACTTTCTGCTTTTGATGGAGAGTGGGACGAGATGGAGTACTCTTCTTTGGGTGGTAAGATAAATCCTTCTTTGCTTAGCTTGAAACATTTGAATCACCTAGACCTAAGCCAGAATGATTTTCGGGGGATTTCCATTCCCGAATTCTTTGGTCAGATTAAAAGTTTGAGGTATCTCAATCTCTCATCTGCTTCATTTGGAGGAGAGATTCCACCTCATCTTGGTAATTTGTCAAACTTGAACTATCTTGACCTCAGCCAAGAATCTGACGACTCTTTGCTTGAACTCCCTTCCGAAAACTTGAATTGGCTTTCTCGTCTCTCTTCATTAAAGCACCTCAATCTCAAAGGACTGGACCTCAGTGACATCAGGGTAAGTTGGCTAAATGTTGTCAACATGCTACCTTTCCTAGTAGAGTTGCACTTGTCATCATGCCAAATTCAAAGCCTTCCACCACTTTCACCAGCAAATTTTAGCCTTGCATCACTTTTGATCCTTGATGTGTCATACAACGATTTGAAGTTTCCGTTTCCTGAATGGTTTTTCAATCTAACTAACCTCAGAAAACTTGATTTAAGTGGAAATTCTTTGAGTGGTCCCTTGCCAAGTGAATTTGAAAGCTTCAAATCACTTGAACACCTTGACTTATCTTTCAATAGCCTCGAGAGTCAAATTCCGAAACTTGTTGGGAGTTTTTGCAATCTAAAGATCTTAAATCTTGCACAGAACCAATTTGATGGGGGGATTCAAGAGCTTTTGGGTGGTTTATCAAGTTGTCCCAATAGTGTTTTAGAGTTACTAGATTTGTCTTCGAATATGTTGCAAAGCAAATTGCCTGCCTCTTTAGGGATGCTACACAATTTGAAGTTTCTTACCCTCTACGATAATAATATGAATGGGTCTATTCCTGAAAGTTTAGGTCAACTCTCTCAGCTAGTTCACCTCGATCTATCATTCAACCCGTGGGAAGGCTTTTTAACTGAATCCCATTTCATAAATCTCACAAGATTAAAATACCTTGCATTAGGCAGAGTAGACCCAAAGCCAATTCTACCTATTCCCCTCACTTTTAAAGTGTCTTATGATTGGGTTCCTCCTTTCATGCTTCACAAAATTAACATTGGCTACTGTAAAGTAGGTCCTGCCTTTGGGGTATGGCTTCAGTCTCAAACTGAACTCCTTTTTGTCAAACTTCATGGTACTGAAATCTCGGATTCCATACCCGAGGACTGGTTCTTGAAGATATCTTCCCGTGTTCAGTACTTGGATTTATCTCACAATCAAATCCATGGAAAACTTCCACTCCAATTGAAATTCCCGAATGCGGTGATTTTCGACTTGAGTCACAACCAATTTCATGGGCCATTACCACTTTGGTCAGGCGACAATGTGGTTAAATTTAAGCTGGAAACCAATTCATTTTCAGGGCCAATCCCATTGAATTTGGACCAAAAGTTTCCCAAATTGGAATCACTCTATCTTGCAGAAAATCATTTGAACGGTACCATTCCGCCCTCCATTGGCAACTTGAAAAACTTGTTACTCCTTTCTCTGAGAAGCAATCAGTTATCTGGAGAATTCCCACAAGAATGGAGTTTATTGACTGACATAATGATTTTAGATGCTGCATACAACAATCTGTCAGGCAAGCTTCCTAGTTCAATGGGTGCCCTGGGTTCTCTTTACATGTTGAAGATGAACAACAATAATCTCGAAGGTGAAATTCCTCATTCCTTGGAAAATTGCACTTGTTTGAGGAATATTGATCTTGGGGACAATAAATTTACTGGGAAAATACCTTCATGGATAGGATTGAACGTGCCGTTCGTGTCAATCCTAAGAATGAGGTCAAATTTTCTAAGTGGACATATCCCTCAACAGTTGTGCAATCTCGAGAACCTCCACATCTTAGACCTTGCTCTCAACAGCTTTACAGGGACTATTCCCAAGTGCTTGAATAATATCACTGCTCTGAAAGTTGCTCATTACAGTGCTTATAATATATATCTGGAGTACGCTCAACAAACAGGAGTGATGAAAGGAAGAGAACTCCAGTATAACACATCTCTGATGTATGTAAAAAGCATTGATCTTTCAGCGAACAGCCTTGAAGGTGAAATCCCTGAAGAAATATGCAGCCTCGTTCTGCTGCACAACTTGAACTTATCGATGAATCAATTAAGCGGAGACATCCCCTTGGAGATTGGAAATTTGGTGCAGCTCGAAAATCTTGATCTCTCACTCAACCAACTTTCGGGACAGATTCCTCAAAGTCTTTCATCCTTGACCTTCTTGTCTTACATGAATGTATCGTATAACAAATTGAGTGGCAGAATTCCTTTGGGCAACCAGCTCCAAACACTGATCGATTCATCCATTTACGAGGGCAACCCGTTACTTTGCGGGTTTCCTCTTTCTACTGCGTGCTCAGAAGATGGCAATCCTACTGCCAAGGATCCAAAAGACAATGACAATGAAGATGGACATGATGAGTTGTGGTTCTTTGTTAGCTTGGTACTTGGCTTTATCGTAGGTTTTTGGAGCGTTTGTGGCACATTGGTTTTGAAGAAGTCATGGAGGTATGCTTATTTTCGGTGGTTTGATACCATCAAGGATAAGACAAAGTTAGCAATTGCAGGGAAAGTACTCCGTCGTTTTTAA